The Flaviramulus sp. BrNp1-15 genome has a window encoding:
- a CDS encoding TolC family protein — translation MKHYSILFIFLSFIMISFGQNGNEIVYNLQDCIDIALKNNLDLKSATLRAETASVNFKQSKNALLPSLNGSYNLGKTSGRSIDPFTNSYSNERITFSNAGLQADAVIFNGFRLLNSWKQQKFNLLASEMEQEEAKQNLILDVTLAYLRVMSNKDLLNLAKNRLEGTVGQLNRLKSLFEEEVGNPSEYRDIQGLKASDEANIIDAENNYITAKLNLKQLLNSETDFELAVIDVPLDFAVYKNSFEEVYDSAIQNLATVKASEYRLDAAKKGVSVAKSQYIPEVSIFANLGTNYSSAAQVFNEGQTSIVENGDFVTVSGQDYSVLTETTEFIPEDISYKDQFENNFNSAVGVAVSFPLFNGFRAKNNIAIEKIKKEEALVEFDRTKIELRTAIKQAYNTMVAAFKRYKILKSQVTAYEESLRINEIRFNNGASNSVDYIISKNNLDNAQINFNNVKYEYLLRQKVLDYYKGL, via the coding sequence ATGAAACACTATAGCATACTTTTCATCTTTTTAAGTTTTATAATGATATCGTTTGGACAAAATGGGAATGAAATAGTTTATAATTTGCAGGATTGTATCGATATAGCATTAAAAAATAATTTGGATTTAAAATCTGCAACATTAAGGGCAGAAACTGCTAGCGTTAACTTTAAGCAAAGTAAAAATGCATTATTACCATCATTAAACGGTTCTTATAATTTAGGAAAAACAAGTGGTCGTAGTATTGACCCATTTACAAATAGTTATAGTAACGAGCGTATTACGTTCTCAAATGCTGGTCTTCAGGCTGATGCTGTAATATTCAATGGATTTAGATTGTTAAACTCTTGGAAACAGCAAAAATTTAATCTATTGGCTTCAGAGATGGAACAAGAAGAAGCAAAACAAAATTTAATTCTTGACGTTACTTTGGCTTATTTACGGGTTATGAGCAACAAAGATTTATTGAATTTAGCCAAAAACAGATTGGAGGGTACTGTTGGGCAACTTAATAGGCTAAAATCATTATTTGAAGAAGAGGTTGGTAATCCATCAGAATATAGAGATATCCAAGGTTTAAAAGCAAGTGATGAAGCTAATATTATTGATGCAGAGAATAACTATATAACAGCAAAATTAAACTTAAAACAGTTATTAAATTCAGAAACTGATTTTGAATTAGCAGTTATTGATGTACCATTAGATTTTGCCGTTTATAAAAACTCTTTTGAAGAAGTATATGATTCAGCTATTCAAAATTTGGCAACAGTAAAAGCAAGTGAATATAGACTAGATGCTGCAAAAAAAGGCGTTTCTGTAGCAAAATCACAATACATCCCAGAAGTTTCCATTTTTGCAAATTTAGGCACTAATTACTCAAGTGCAGCCCAAGTATTTAATGAAGGGCAAACAAGTATTGTTGAAAACGGTGATTTTGTCACTGTATCTGGGCAAGATTATTCTGTTTTAACAGAAACAACAGAGTTTATCCCTGAAGATATTTCATATAAAGATCAATTTGAAAATAATTTTAATAGCGCAGTTGGTGTTGCAGTTTCTTTCCCTTTATTCAATGGGTTCAGGGCCAAAAATAATATAGCAATAGAAAAAATAAAAAAAGAAGAAGCATTGGTTGAATTTGATAGAACAAAAATAGAGTTACGTACAGCCATAAAACAAGCTTATAATACTATGGTGGCAGCGTTTAAGCGTTATAAAATTTTAAAAAGTCAAGTTACTGCTTATGAAGAATCATTAAGAATTAATGAGATACGTTTTAACAATGGGGCTAGTAATAGTGTAGACTATATTATAAGCAAGAATAATTTAGATAACGCTCAAATTAATTTTAATAATGTTAAGTATGAGTATTTATTAAGGCAAAAGGTTTTAGATTATTATAAAGGATTATAA
- a CDS encoding ABC transporter ATP-binding protein codes for MLLKLKDIFKWVNSGSRRIFLLKDIDLEVEEGEFISIMGPSGSGKSTLLNVIGMLDGFNEGEYHFLNESVHTLKERHRSNLYKEYIGFVFQAYHLIDELTVYENIETPLLYKKMKSSERKALVADILDKFNIVGKKDLFPSQLSGGQQQLVGIARALISKPKLILADEPTGNLNSKQSEEIMELFKTLNEEGVTIIQATHSDYNASYGSRTIHLLDGGINAV; via the coding sequence ATGTTATTAAAACTTAAAGATATATTTAAATGGGTTAATTCTGGAAGTCGACGAATCTTTTTACTCAAAGATATTGATTTAGAGGTTGAAGAAGGTGAATTTATTTCCATTATGGGACCATCAGGTTCAGGTAAATCAACATTGTTGAATGTAATAGGTATGCTAGATGGATTTAATGAAGGCGAATATCATTTTTTAAACGAATCGGTTCACACATTAAAAGAAAGGCATCGCTCAAATCTTTATAAGGAATATATAGGTTTTGTGTTTCAAGCATATCATCTTATTGATGAGCTAACTGTTTATGAGAATATTGAAACTCCTTTATTATATAAAAAGATGAAGTCCTCAGAACGGAAAGCACTTGTTGCAGATATATTGGATAAATTCAATATAGTTGGAAAAAAGGATTTGTTTCCATCTCAATTAAGTGGAGGTCAACAGCAATTGGTTGGTATAGCACGTGCATTAATTTCTAAACCTAAATTAATTTTAGCCGATGAACCAACTGGAAATCTTAATTCTAAGCAAAGTGAAGAAATAATGGAACTTTTTAAAACACTAAATGAAGAAGGAGTAACTATAATACAAGCAACACACTCTGATTATAATGCTAGTTATGGTTCGAGAACTATCCATTTATTGGATGGTGGAATTAATGCTGTTTAA
- a CDS encoding ABC transporter permease: MLRNYFKIAWRNLSKNKGFTIINIIGLSLGIACFIVIAMYVTDELSYDRYNEKADRIYRVNSDIVFGGTDLIMAVTSDPMGETLKNDYPEVEQYTRLYASQGAKLIKKENEYINETSVVHVDSTFFDVFTLPSIVGNTRTALNEPNTVVITETAAKRYFGSPEMAIGKMLETDDNQRTLYTVNAVIENMPKNSHFNFDFFFSIKNINYTLGNYLSHNFHTYVVLREGTDYKAFNENFTEVIDKYVLPQVSQFVQIESMDEFAKKGNRLEYSLIPLTDIHLKSSRGVELSANGNIQYIYIFSAAALFILILACINFMNLTTARSSGRAKEVGIRKVLGTEKKSLIGQFLTESTLIACIALVCAIVFVWLTLGWFNGVSGKEMELSLLLKPSYLLFLFLLPFVVGIFAGIYPAFFLSSFKPITVLKGKLTSGHKKNSLRNFLVVFQFTTSIILIVGTIVIYKQLNHIQNSNVGFDKEQVLVINNSGIPDETKESLKNEITQLTGVTSSTFAGYLPVSGSSRSDTTFSTESVMTVSNGFNMQYWRIDYDYLETMEMEIKEGRNFSRSFGTDSTAIILNETAAKLTGFDNPVGEKIYTMDGNNQLLTYTIVGIVKNFNYESLRQNVAALSFRLGYNKWVSAYRLNTSNVNDIINIIEKKYKSVAPGMPFEYSFMDESFDNMYRQERRVGKVALTFALLAIIIACLGLFGLATYIAEQRTKEIGIRKVLGASVSNIIRMLSTDFVKLVLLAFIIATPIAWWFMSKWLQDFAFRIDLSWWIFVATGILALIVALFTLSFQAIKAALANPTKSLRTE, encoded by the coding sequence ATGTTAAGAAATTATTTCAAAATAGCTTGGAGAAACCTCTCAAAAAATAAGGGTTTTACAATCATTAATATTATTGGGCTGTCTTTAGGTATTGCTTGTTTTATAGTTATTGCTATGTATGTAACCGATGAATTGAGTTATGACCGTTACAACGAAAAAGCAGACCGAATTTATAGAGTTAATTCTGATATTGTTTTTGGAGGCACAGACTTAATTATGGCTGTAACTTCTGATCCAATGGGAGAAACCCTAAAAAATGATTATCCAGAAGTAGAACAATACACCAGATTGTATGCTTCACAAGGTGCAAAACTCATAAAAAAAGAGAATGAGTATATAAATGAAACCTCAGTAGTTCATGTAGATTCTACTTTTTTTGATGTTTTTACGCTTCCATCAATTGTTGGCAATACAAGAACAGCCTTAAATGAACCAAATACTGTGGTTATTACCGAAACTGCAGCTAAACGTTATTTTGGATCACCAGAAATGGCTATTGGGAAGATGTTGGAAACCGATGATAATCAAAGAACGTTGTATACAGTGAATGCGGTAATTGAAAACATGCCCAAAAACTCTCATTTTAACTTTGATTTTTTCTTTTCCATCAAGAACATAAACTACACTTTAGGTAATTATTTAAGCCATAATTTCCACACCTATGTTGTTTTAAGAGAAGGTACAGACTATAAAGCTTTTAATGAGAATTTTACAGAAGTTATAGATAAATATGTGCTTCCACAGGTCTCACAATTTGTTCAAATTGAAAGTATGGATGAATTTGCCAAAAAAGGTAACCGCCTCGAGTATTCATTAATCCCACTTACAGATATTCATTTAAAATCATCAAGAGGTGTTGAATTAAGTGCTAATGGAAATATTCAGTACATCTATATATTTTCTGCGGCAGCATTATTTATTTTAATACTTGCCTGTATTAATTTTATGAACCTTACAACAGCAAGATCTTCCGGACGAGCAAAAGAAGTAGGTATAAGAAAGGTATTAGGTACCGAAAAAAAATCATTAATTGGGCAATTCTTAACAGAATCTACCCTTATTGCATGTATTGCACTTGTTTGTGCTATTGTTTTTGTTTGGCTTACTTTAGGTTGGTTTAATGGAGTCTCAGGAAAAGAAATGGAGCTTAGCTTATTATTAAAACCTAGTTACCTACTTTTTTTATTCTTACTACCATTTGTTGTTGGTATTTTTGCGGGTATTTACCCAGCATTTTTCTTATCGTCATTTAAACCTATAACGGTGCTTAAGGGGAAATTAACTTCTGGTCACAAAAAAAATTCATTGCGTAATTTTTTGGTAGTATTTCAATTTACGACTTCCATAATTTTAATAGTTGGTACAATTGTTATTTATAAGCAGTTAAATCATATTCAAAACTCAAATGTAGGTTTTGATAAAGAACAGGTGTTAGTTATTAACAACTCTGGAATTCCAGATGAGACCAAGGAATCATTAAAAAATGAAATCACGCAGTTAACAGGTGTAACATCTTCAACATTTGCAGGCTATTTACCAGTTAGTGGCTCATCACGATCTGACACAACATTTTCAACAGAATCGGTTATGACAGTTTCCAATGGCTTTAATATGCAGTATTGGCGTATAGATTATGACTATTTGGAAACTATGGAAATGGAAATAAAAGAAGGAAGAAATTTTTCCAGGTCTTTTGGTACCGATTCAACTGCAATAATATTAAACGAAACTGCAGCTAAATTAACGGGTTTTGATAATCCTGTTGGTGAAAAAATATACACAATGGATGGAAATAATCAATTATTAACATATACCATTGTCGGAATCGTTAAAAACTTTAATTATGAATCACTAAGACAAAACGTAGCAGCTTTAAGCTTCAGATTAGGTTATAATAAATGGGTTTCGGCTTATCGACTAAATACTTCAAATGTAAATGACATTATAAATATTATTGAAAAAAAATATAAATCAGTAGCACCTGGAATGCCTTTTGAATATAGTTTTATGGACGAGTCTTTTGACAATATGTATCGTCAAGAAAGACGCGTTGGTAAAGTAGCATTAACCTTTGCATTATTGGCAATAATTATTGCTTGTTTAGGATTGTTTGGTTTAGCAACGTATATAGCTGAACAACGAACCAAAGAGATAGGTATTAGAAAAGTATTGGGAGCTTCAGTCTCAAACATAATTAGAATGTTATCCACCGACTTTGTAAAGCTAGTTTTATTGGCATTCATTATTGCTACTCCAATTGCGTGGTGGTTCATGAGTAAATGGCTTCAGGATTTTGCTTTTAGAATAGATTTAAGCTGGTGGATATTTGTAGCCACAGGAATTTTAGCTTTAATAGTAGCCTTATTTACTTTAAGTTTTCAAGCTATAAAAGCAGCATTAGCAAACCCAACTAAGAGTTTAAGAACAGAATAA
- a CDS encoding alpha-amylase family glycosyl hydrolase — translation MKKIYLLFLLITSLSFAQVVTTSPTIPITTSEITVILDVTGTPLESYTGTIYAHTGVTVNAAQWQNVIGTWGDNTAQPALTNTSGNIYEFTITPDIYTYYGVNTADTVTELSFVFRSADGGTQTSDIFIDVFEAGLNIVITNPLNGSAYSLNDNITISAESNTSADLELKVNNTSVQTVTNNTLISTSYTFTSTGLHTIEVVATQGTETKQDEVSVFVKNATQSETLPIGVSKGFNNNGDGTVTFVLEAPNKTDVFLIGSFNNWELNETYQMKKDGDLFWITIPGLDADMEYAYQYYIDFSIKVADPYSRKVLDPNNDQYISSTTYPDLMAYPSGETTGIVSTFKINETSYTWQNTSFTRPDKENLVIYEMLIRDFTESSTYQEAITRLDYLQNLGVNAIELMPINEFEGNNSWGYNPSFYMAADKAYGTSNDLKAFIDECHQRGIAVLTDVVFNHSYGQSPLLQMYWDSANNRPAADSPYYNESHNLVDNTSAHWGYDFNHESDYTVNFFNDVLSFWMNEYKIDGFRFDFTKGLSNTIYTGTGNWASAYDADRIQNLKAFADHVWDNDPGNEAYVIFEHLSDNSEETELANYGIMLWGNLNHSFNQNTMGYASDADVSWLSYQNRGWDNPHVIGYMESHDEERLMVRNLAYGNSNDDYNVKDLSTALDRQEAASVIFYSVPGPKMIWQFGELGYDKSINCENDITNGACRLDEKPVAWTLGYDTDSDRLDLHDVTAKMIMLKTTYPSTFNTTDFSFSLNGLVKRINLNDISGDFDVTVIANFDIVEQTVVPNFSNTGTWYSLLDNNTPLEVADVSSSITLAPGEYKVYATQPVIDPNDLDSDGVPNAEDLCSDTPLGATVDATGCEVFVLPANNFALQVTSETCRSSNNGSIDISTTQNMLYTVTITGDGFNSNDDFTTTFTKSSLEAGDYRVCITVDGQTDYEQCFNVTITEPEDLSVLSKVSNTKNTVSLNLNGGETYNITLNGITTKTSASNIELQLQSGENKIVVETNKTCQGKYEETIFYGNDIIAFPNPISDNLNVYLGELKDSVSSVEIYSILGKQVYSLNTSDSILKINTSNFSKGIYVLRVITKANSKSFKIIKE, via the coding sequence ATGAAAAAAATATACTTGCTTTTTTTGTTAATAACCTCATTAAGCTTTGCTCAAGTTGTAACAACATCACCTACTATACCTATTACAACTAGTGAAATAACGGTTATTCTTGATGTAACAGGTACACCTTTAGAAAGTTATACAGGTACCATTTATGCTCATACAGGAGTTACAGTTAATGCTGCTCAATGGCAAAATGTTATAGGAACATGGGGAGATAACACTGCACAACCTGCATTAACCAATACATCAGGAAACATATACGAGTTTACCATCACACCAGATATTTATACGTATTATGGCGTAAATACTGCTGATACAGTTACAGAATTAAGTTTTGTATTTCGTTCTGCAGATGGCGGCACACAAACATCAGATATCTTTATTGATGTATTTGAAGCGGGTTTAAATATAGTTATCACAAATCCTCTAAATGGATCAGCTTATAGTTTAAATGATAATATTACTATAAGTGCTGAATCAAATACTAGTGCAGATTTAGAATTAAAAGTTAATAACACTTCTGTGCAAACAGTAACCAATAACACATTAATTTCAACATCATATACCTTCACTTCTACGGGTCTTCATACTATTGAAGTCGTTGCAACTCAAGGAACTGAAACTAAACAAGATGAAGTTTCTGTTTTTGTTAAAAACGCAACTCAAAGTGAAACTTTACCAATAGGTGTTTCAAAAGGATTTAATAATAATGGAGATGGAACCGTTACGTTTGTTCTAGAAGCTCCAAATAAAACAGATGTCTTCCTTATTGGAAGTTTTAATAATTGGGAGTTAAACGAAACCTATCAAATGAAAAAAGATGGTGATTTGTTTTGGATTACAATTCCTGGTTTAGATGCTGATATGGAATACGCTTATCAATATTATATAGATTTTAGCATTAAAGTGGCTGATCCTTATTCACGCAAAGTTTTAGACCCAAATAATGATCAGTATATTTCCAGTACTACTTACCCTGATTTAATGGCTTATCCTAGCGGAGAAACAACAGGCATCGTTTCAACTTTTAAAATTAATGAAACAAGTTATACATGGCAAAACACTTCATTTACTAGACCTGATAAAGAAAACCTTGTTATTTATGAAATGCTCATTAGAGATTTTACTGAAAGTAGCACATATCAAGAAGCAATAACTCGTCTGGATTACCTACAAAACCTAGGAGTTAATGCCATAGAATTAATGCCAATTAATGAATTTGAAGGAAACAATAGTTGGGGTTACAATCCTTCTTTTTATATGGCAGCAGATAAAGCTTATGGAACAAGTAACGATCTAAAGGCTTTTATTGATGAATGCCATCAACGTGGTATTGCAGTTTTAACCGATGTAGTTTTTAATCATTCATATGGTCAATCACCTTTATTACAAATGTATTGGGATAGTGCAAATAACCGTCCAGCTGCAGATAGTCCATATTATAATGAAAGCCATAATTTAGTTGATAACACCAGTGCACATTGGGGATACGATTTTAATCACGAATCTGATTATACAGTCAATTTTTTTAATGATGTATTGAGTTTTTGGATGAACGAATACAAAATAGATGGTTTTAGATTCGATTTTACAAAAGGGCTATCTAATACTATTTATACAGGAACCGGCAATTGGGCAAGTGCTTATGATGCAGATAGAATTCAAAACTTAAAAGCTTTTGCAGATCATGTTTGGGATAACGATCCTGGAAATGAAGCTTACGTTATTTTCGAACATTTATCAGATAATAGCGAAGAAACAGAGTTGGCCAACTACGGGATTATGCTTTGGGGAAATTTAAATCACAGTTTCAACCAAAATACTATGGGATATGCATCAGACGCTGATGTATCGTGGTTATCATATCAAAATAGAGGTTGGGATAATCCGCATGTTATAGGTTATATGGAAAGCCATGATGAAGAGCGACTTATGGTTAGAAATTTAGCCTATGGGAATTCTAATGACGACTATAATGTAAAAGATTTAAGTACTGCATTAGATAGACAAGAAGCAGCTTCAGTGATATTTTATAGTGTTCCTGGTCCAAAAATGATATGGCAGTTTGGAGAACTAGGCTATGATAAAAGTATTAATTGCGAAAATGATATTACAAATGGCGCATGTAGATTAGATGAAAAGCCTGTAGCTTGGACATTAGGTTACGATACAGATTCAGACAGACTTGATTTGCATGATGTTACTGCAAAAATGATTATGCTTAAAACAACATATCCTTCAACATTTAATACAACCGATTTCTCATTTAGCTTAAATGGACTTGTAAAGCGTATTAACTTAAACGATATTTCAGGTGATTTTGATGTTACTGTGATTGCCAATTTTGATATTGTAGAACAAACTGTGGTACCTAACTTTTCAAATACAGGAACATGGTACAGTTTGTTAGATAATAATACACCATTAGAAGTAGCAGATGTATCATCTTCAATAACTTTGGCTCCCGGCGAATATAAAGTTTATGCTACTCAACCAGTTATTGACCCTAACGATTTGGATAGTGATGGGGTTCCAAATGCAGAAGATTTATGTTCAGATACTCCTTTAGGAGCAACTGTTGATGCTACTGGCTGTGAGGTTTTTGTGTTACCAGCTAATAACTTTGCATTACAAGTAACTAGCGAAACATGTAGAAGTAGTAATAATGGGAGTATTGATATTTCTACAACTCAAAACATGTTATACACTGTTACAATAACTGGTGACGGATTTAACAGTAATGATGACTTTACTACAACATTTACTAAATCTAGCTTAGAAGCAGGTGATTATCGAGTTTGTATAACAGTAGATGGACAAACAGATTACGAACAATGTTTCAATGTTACGATTACCGAACCTGAAGATTTATCAGTGCTTTCAAAAGTTAGTAATACTAAAAACACTGTTTCGTTAAATTTAAATGGTGGAGAAACTTATAATATAACTTTAAATGGTATAACTACAAAGACATCGGCTTCTAACATTGAGTTACAATTACAGTCTGGAGAAAATAAAATTGTTGTTGAAACCAATAAAACTTGTCAAGGTAAATACGAAGAAACTATTTTTTATGGCAATGATATTATTGCGTTTCCAAACCCAATTTCGGATAACTTAAATGTTTACTTAGGTGAATTAAAAGACAGTGTCTCTAGTGTGGAGATATATTCTATTTTAGGGAAACAAGTTTATAGTTTAAATACTAGTGATTCTATCTTAAAAATTAATACGTCTAATTTTTCAAAAGGTATTTATGTTTTAAGAGTTATAACAAAAGCAAATAGTAAAAGTTTTAAAATTATTAAGGAATAA
- a CDS encoding SusE domain-containing protein, with protein MKNIKIITLMILALVGFNSCQEDDALEFIAAPQGEFQFTNTFLQEYILPAGNDVNTNIGVLFTWNPADFDVPTNVSYEVQYSVLGDFSDVMQVSSIGVTQDTQATISIAGLKSLAEEAGLDNDPDTTEPDTGDLSFRIRGFVGDASSTTESYSAVQTITLKLLEAPTTGGGGAFEIASWGVVGSGYNNWGGFADGKFYTTDTPGVIVSYVNLIDGEIKFRENNAWGGDLGDANLDGILDADADNNIAVTAGDYKITIDTNDMSYTIEEFSWGIVGSGFNDWGNAGPDAKLYYDYTTDTFKASVALLDGDIKFRMNNTWGGDLGDANLDGILDADADNNIAVTAGHYLVTVDLKDNSYSIEVADVWGVVGSGYNDWGNAGPDAHLTEIQPGVWFAENITLLDGEIKFRQNDTWGGDYGDANADNILDQDADNNIASEAGNYVISIDFNDPSGPVYYLGKR; from the coding sequence ATGAAAAATATTAAAATAATAACTTTAATGATTTTAGCCTTAGTAGGCTTTAACTCTTGTCAAGAAGATGACGCTTTAGAATTTATTGCAGCTCCTCAAGGAGAATTCCAGTTTACGAATACATTTCTTCAAGAATATATTTTGCCTGCAGGGAACGATGTTAATACTAACATTGGTGTTTTATTCACATGGAATCCAGCTGATTTTGATGTTCCAACTAATGTTTCGTACGAAGTTCAATACTCTGTTCTTGGAGATTTTTCAGATGTAATGCAAGTTAGTAGTATTGGTGTAACACAAGATACTCAAGCAACAATAAGTATCGCTGGTTTAAAAAGCTTAGCAGAAGAAGCAGGATTAGATAACGACCCTGATACAACAGAGCCTGATACTGGAGATTTAAGCTTTAGAATTAGAGGTTTTGTAGGAGATGCTTCATCTACTACAGAATCTTACAGCGCAGTTCAAACGATTACTTTAAAATTACTTGAAGCTCCAACTACAGGTGGTGGCGGTGCTTTTGAAATTGCTAGTTGGGGTGTTGTAGGTTCTGGTTATAATAACTGGGGTGGATTTGCTGATGGTAAATTTTACACTACAGATACACCAGGTGTAATTGTATCTTACGTTAATTTAATTGATGGAGAAATTAAATTCAGAGAAAATAATGCTTGGGGCGGTGACCTAGGAGATGCAAATTTAGATGGTATTTTAGATGCTGACGCAGATAACAATATTGCTGTGACAGCGGGTGATTATAAAATCACTATTGATACTAATGATATGTCTTATACCATAGAAGAATTTTCTTGGGGTATTGTTGGTTCAGGTTTTAATGACTGGGGTAATGCAGGTCCAGATGCAAAATTATATTATGATTATACCACAGATACATTTAAAGCAAGCGTAGCTCTTTTAGATGGTGATATAAAATTCAGAATGAATAACACTTGGGGTGGTGATTTAGGAGATGCAAATTTAGATGGTATTCTAGATGCAGATGCAGATAATAATATTGCTGTGACCGCAGGACACTATTTAGTTACAGTAGATTTAAAGGACAACTCATATTCTATTGAAGTTGCTGATGTATGGGGTGTTGTAGGATCTGGATATAACGATTGGGGTAATGCAGGTCCTGATGCTCACTTAACAGAAATTCAACCAGGTGTATGGTTCGCTGAAAACATAACGCTATTAGATGGAGAAATTAAATTCCGTCAAAATGATACATGGGGAGGAGATTATGGTGATGCTAATGCAGATAATATTTTAGACCAAGATGCAGACAACAATATTGCCTCTGAAGCTGGAAATTATGTTATCAGTATAGATTTTAATGATCCTAGTGGTCCAGTATATTATTTAGGAAAAAGATAA